The sequence GCAACCTACACGTTCATGGACGCGATTGATTCCTGGATTGAGCAGTGCAAAGACGGCCGTTATTTGCGCAATCGCAACGAATGGGCGCCGTTTCGCGAGCGCAAAGAAATCATCCACCGCAAAAAGAAAGCGCCGGTGGAAGTGACATTCTATGAAAACGAGCACGGCGTGCTCGACGGCAATCCCAAGCAGGAGGGTTACTATCTGGCGACGCGCTGGTCCGGATCGCAGACCGGCGCGCTTTCACTGAATCATGCGATAGAAATGTGGCACGCGGAGTCGGTGGCAGAAGGCATGGATCATCTTGGCAAATTCGAGAGCGCCTTCAACTGGGTTTTGGCTGATCGCCACGGCAACATCGGTTATCAAATGTCGGGCTTAATGCCGAAACGCCGGGTCGGCGTTTCCGGGCTTGTGCCCCTGCCCGGCTGGAAACCGGAAAATGATTGGGATGGTTTTATCGACTATCGCGATTTGCCGCGCTGCCTGAACCCCGAGCAGGGCTTTTTTGTCACGGCCAACAACGATCTAAATGGTTGGGGAAAAACCAAACCGATCAACATCTCGATGGGGCCATATCGCGCGGAACGCATCACCGAGTTGATTTCACAGCAAGCGAATCTTCGGCTGTACGACATGATGAACATTCATTTCGATGTGTATTCCTCGCAAGCCGAGGAGTTCATGCGCATTCTGGAGCCGCTACTGCCCAACACGGCGGCGGGCCGCATACTGGCCGCGTGGGATTGTTCGTATGCGAAGCATTCCGCGGCAGCTTATTTGTTCGAGCAGTTTTATCATCGCTTGTTGCAAACCGTTTTTGGCCGGCACGGTTTGGGAGAAGAGGTTACCGGCTTTCTCGCGCAAGAATCCGGCATCTTTGTTGACTTTTACGCGAATTTCGATCGCATCTTGCTGTCCGAAGATTCGGTCTGGTTTGCGCATGAAAAACGCGATGACATCTTTCGCCGCGTCGCCGAAGAGGCCCTGGCAGTCGCGCCGAAACCCTGGGGCAACATGCAAAAATTGACGCTGCGCCATTTGCTGTTAGGCGGCAAACTGCCCAAGCTGGCCGGTTTTGATCGCGGTCCGATAACTTTGGCCGGCGGCCGCGCCACGCCGCATCAAGGCCAGATTTATCGCAGCGCGGGACGGGTCACGAGCTTTGCGCCTTCTTTTCGTATGATCACGGATTTTGCGAAAGATGAACTGCACACCAACCTGGCCGGCGGCCCTTCGGATCGGCGCTTCTCGAAATGGTATTGTTCGGATTTGAAGAACTGGCTGGAAGGCAAATATAAGACCTTGAAGCCGTAATCACGCGCCCGTTTTCTTGAATTTTGGTCAATATGAATCAGATGAAATAAAATTCAATGTCAGAAATTTTATTGGAATGAGGAGTTGCGAAATTGACTATTGTTGTGCTTATCGGTTCGCTGCTGCTGATACTTTATGTGACGGCCCTAATGTACTGGCAGCGCAAATTTCCCGAGCTGCGTTGGGATTGGGATGAGATAGATGTAAACGATATAAAATTTCCTTCTAATTTTTTGTGGGGCGTGGCCACGGCAGCGCATCAAGTGGAAGGCAATTGCGATAACAACAATTGGAGCGCCTGGGAAAATGCTGTTGACGCCTCCGGCCAGCCGCGCATCAAGCACGGGCAGAAAGCGGGTCTGGCGTGTGATCACTGGAATCGCTATCGCGAAGACATCAAGCTGATGCAAGCGTTGGGTGTGAAGGCTTATCGCTTTTCCGTGGAATGGAGCAAGATCGAGCCGAATGAAGGCGAGGTGAATGCGGCGGCGATGCGGCATTATCGCGAGGTTTGTGAAGATTTGCTGGCCGCCGGCATCCAGCCGATGATCACGCTGCATCATTTTACCCAACCGCTTTGGTTTGATCGTCTCGGCGCATTCGAGCAGGAGAGAAATATTCCATGGTTCGCGCGTTTCTGTGAAAACGTTTTTCAGGAACTGCATGATCTCGTGCCGACCTGGTGCACGATCAATGAACCGGAAGTTTATGCGGCGCAGGGCTATTTCACCGGCCTATTCCCGCCGGGCAAGAAAGACGCGAACGCCGCCGGCCTTGTGCTCAAGAATTTGCTGGAAGCGCATGTGCAAGCGTATCATGCGCTCAAGCGTTTGCCGGGCGGCGCGCAAGCGCACATCGGGTTCGCCAAAAATATTTTTCAATTCGATCCTTATCGTTATTGGCATCCCGCCGATTGGATTTTGAGCCGCCGTCTCAACCTTTTGTTCAACGACTCGATTTTTGGTTTTTTCAACGAAGGACATTTCGAGTTCCATGTGCCCGGCTTCGTGGATCTGCGGCACCACAACGCTGCCGCCGTGAATGCGCTGGATTTCATCGGCTTGAATTATTATTCCCATTTTCATGTGAAGCTGAAGTGGGATCGCCAGGCGCCTTTCACGTTTGCATATCCGCCGAATCAGATCATGACGGACATGCCGTTTGCCGTGTATCCCGAAGGCTTTTATCGCGCGGTGAAAGAAATCTCCCGGCTCAACGCTCCGATTTATGTGACGGAGAACGGTATTGCCGATGCCAAAGACGATCGCAGCGAGTTGTTTATTCGGCGCTATCTTTATGCGCTTTCGCAAGCCCTCAAAGCCGGCTACGAGGTGCGCGGCTATTTTTACTGGTCGCTGCTGGATAATTTCGAGTGGGCGGAGGGCTTTGACATGAAATTTGGTTTGTATGAAGTGGATTTTGCGACGCAGAAAAGACAATTGCGTGAGGGCGCGCGTTGTTTTGTGGAAATAGTCAAAGGTGACGCTGCTTCTTGAGGGGGAATGATAAGATCAATGGAAAGGGATAGT is a genomic window of Cytophagia bacterium CHB2 containing:
- a CDS encoding penicillin acylase family protein, with the translated sequence ATYTFMDAIDSWIEQCKDGRYLRNRNEWAPFRERKEIIHRKKKAPVEVTFYENEHGVLDGNPKQEGYYLATRWSGSQTGALSLNHAIEMWHAESVAEGMDHLGKFESAFNWVLADRHGNIGYQMSGLMPKRRVGVSGLVPLPGWKPENDWDGFIDYRDLPRCLNPEQGFFVTANNDLNGWGKTKPINISMGPYRAERITELISQQANLRLYDMMNIHFDVYSSQAEEFMRILEPLLPNTAAGRILAAWDCSYAKHSAAAYLFEQFYHRLLQTVFGRHGLGEEVTGFLAQESGIFVDFYANFDRILLSEDSVWFAHEKRDDIFRRVAEEALAVAPKPWGNMQKLTLRHLLLGGKLPKLAGFDRGPITLAGGRATPHQGQIYRSAGRVTSFAPSFRMITDFAKDELHTNLAGGPSDRRFSKWYCSDLKNWLEGKYKTLKP
- a CDS encoding glycoside hydrolase family 1 protein; the protein is MTIVVLIGSLLLILYVTALMYWQRKFPELRWDWDEIDVNDIKFPSNFLWGVATAAHQVEGNCDNNNWSAWENAVDASGQPRIKHGQKAGLACDHWNRYREDIKLMQALGVKAYRFSVEWSKIEPNEGEVNAAAMRHYREVCEDLLAAGIQPMITLHHFTQPLWFDRLGAFEQERNIPWFARFCENVFQELHDLVPTWCTINEPEVYAAQGYFTGLFPPGKKDANAAGLVLKNLLEAHVQAYHALKRLPGGAQAHIGFAKNIFQFDPYRYWHPADWILSRRLNLLFNDSIFGFFNEGHFEFHVPGFVDLRHHNAAAVNALDFIGLNYYSHFHVKLKWDRQAPFTFAYPPNQIMTDMPFAVYPEGFYRAVKEISRLNAPIYVTENGIADAKDDRSELFIRRYLYALSQALKAGYEVRGYFYWSLLDNFEWAEGFDMKFGLYEVDFATQKRQLREGARCFVEIVKGDAAS